A region of the Candidatus Binatus sp. genome:
AATGACGAGAACGACTGCGCCAGCAGCGCCAGGCTCCCGTCCATCATCGAGATATCGACATACTGTCCCCGTCCGGTCTGGTTGCGCGCGATCAGCGCCGCCAGCACTCCGATCGCGCCATGCATCCCGCCGCCGGCGTAGTCCGCGACCAGGTTGTGCGGAATTGTCGGCGGCTGGCCGGGCCGCCCGAACAGCGACAGCACGCCGGCGGTTCCGATGTAGTTGATATCGTGGCCGACCAGATCGCGATACGGCCCGGTCTGGCCGAAGCCGGTGATGGCGCAATAGATCAGCCGCGGGTTGCGCGACGAGAGTTGCTCGTAATCGATCCCCAGCCGCTTGGCGACCCCCGGCCGGTATTCCTCGACGATAACGTCGGCGCGCTCGGCCAGGCGAAAGTAAATTTCCCTGCCCGCGCCGCTCTTGAGATTGATCCCGATCGACTTCTTGTTGCGGCCGAGCGCGTTGTACGGCGAGCTGCTGAAACTGTTGGCCGGCCCCTGCGTGCCGGCGGCGCCGGCTTGCTGCGCGCGTCTTCCGGCGGGCGGTCCCGGCTCCTCGATCTTGATCACTTCAGCGCCAAGGTCCGCCAGGATCATCGTGCAAAACGGCCCCGGTGCGAGTTTGCTCAGGTCCAGTACTTTGATTCCGTCCAGTGGTGCGGTCATCGTGGCGCCGCGCTATTGGTCCGGGTTTACCGGCTGCAAAAACGGATTCGGCGGGCGGGTGGCGTCCGGATCGTTTTCGGGACCGCCGAGAACCTGCGGCGGAATCTGCTGATCGTTGCCATCGGCGTTCTGATTGCCGTCGGCATTCTGATTGTCGTCGGCGTTCTCTTTGTCGTCGGCGCTATCGTTTGAATCGCTGTCGTTTGAATCACTGTCGTTATCGTTATCGGAAGTGCCGACGTTCGATTGATCGTCCTGAGCGACGACCATGCCCGGCGGCGCTTCATGCGCTTGGCGGGTTATCGGCGCGGGATTCGCGGCGTAGCGATTCGAAGCACACGCCATCGGCGGCGCCACCATCAGAAAGAACGCGGCTGTCAGGCTGATTTTCGGGATCATGCTAATCTCCCATTCGTTTTGACGGACGCACAGCGTCGTTTTGGTGACCGCGCGGCGCCGTTGCGCACGACTGGATTATAGAACCGCGGCGCGCACGCGCGCCATTCTCTCCGCCAGCGACTTGAGCCCCCGCACCATGTGAACGCCGTACCAATGCAGGTCGCGGCCACTGACTGTCAGCAGGCGGCGGCTGAGCGCGGGCGGAAGCAGAGTCTTCAACTCGGCGACGTCGGATTCATCGAATTCATACGGCTCGTCGGGAAGTATCACGATATCGGGGCGGCGTTGGACCGCCTGCTCGAGCGTCGTCATGGGATACCGCTCGCCCGCCGACGCAAAGATGTTGTTATAGCCGAGCATCCGCAGCACGTCATGCGCATAGGTGTCGGCGTTGAACGACATCCATGGCTTCTTCCATATCGGACAGAAAACGCGCAGCCGCAGTTTGCTCCATACTCCGACCGTCGCCTCGATTCCGCTTACGCTGAGCGTGATCTCCTTGGCCAGCGCCGCGGCCGCCGCCTCGCGGCTGAGCACCCGGCCCATGCGCATGATCGATTCGACCGCACCCGGCACCGTGCGCGGATAAGTCGTGAACACCGGGATTCCCGCCGCGCGCAACCGCTCCACATCCTCGCGCCGATTCTCCTCGGCGTTGGCGATCACCAGCTC
Encoded here:
- a CDS encoding CaiB/BaiF CoA-transferase family protein; translation: MTAPLDGIKVLDLSKLAPGPFCTMILADLGAEVIKIEEPGPPAGRRAQQAGAAGTQGPANSFSSSPYNALGRNKKSIGINLKSGAGREIYFRLAERADVIVEEYRPGVAKRLGIDYEQLSSRNPRLIYCAITGFGQTGPYRDLVGHDINYIGTAGVLSLFGRPGQPPTIPHNLVADYAGGGMHGAIGVLAALIARNQTGRGQYVDISMMDGSLALLAQSFSSFFAGGKVPQRGATMFDGGIPNYNAYLTKDEKYITIAAIEPWFFANLCRALGREDFIAHEFDSSKRAEIARVFTEKFKTKTRDEWFAILSKSDICAGRMLTLDEVPNDPQVLARDMIVEVEGPGGQKIKQVGVSVKFSDTPGSIRSLAPQLGQHTDEILGALGYGKDQLDRWREAGAIK
- a CDS encoding helical backbone metal receptor, whose amino-acid sequence is MAASMQIADDLGFRVELERPPSRIVSLVPSWTETLFALGFNSEVVGVTKFCVEPVAAVASIPKVGGTKNPDIGAIVKLAPELVIANAEENRREDVERLRAAGIPVFTTYPRTVPGAVESIMRMGRVLSREAAAAALAKEITLSVSGIEATVGVWSKLRLRVFCPIWKKPWMSFNADTYAHDVLRMLGYNNIFASAGERYPMTTLEQAVQRRPDIVILPDEPYEFDESDVAELKTLLPPALSRRLLTVSGRDLHWYGVHMVRGLKSLAERMARVRAAVL